In Deinococcus radiotolerans, one DNA window encodes the following:
- a CDS encoding DUF7669 domain-containing protein: MTCRSAILTAARELSRAHPEETFSVQNVVQWMRDSGSRYSDAEVRLHVHTLMCRNARTRTTDGADYQDLERVARGRYRLL, from the coding sequence GTGACGTGCCGCTCAGCGATTCTCACAGCTGCCCGCGAATTGAGCCGCGCGCATCCTGAAGAAACATTTTCTGTTCAGAATGTCGTGCAGTGGATGCGTGACAGCGGCAGCCGGTACAGTGACGCCGAGGTGCGATTGCACGTCCACACGCTGATGTGCCGGAACGCCAGGACCCGCACAACGGATGGAGCGGACTATCAGGATTTGGAACGGGTGGCACGTGGACGGTACCGTCTCCTGTGA
- a CDS encoding cold-shock protein, whose translation MATGTVKWFNAEKGFGFIQTAGSPDVFAHFSAIQGSGFKKLNEGDEVEYDVEDGQRGKGPQAKNIVVTQAAPVKASDDGRYDRW comes from the coding sequence ATGGCAACAGGCACAGTGAAGTGGTTCAATGCGGAGAAAGGGTTCGGGTTCATCCAGACGGCCGGCAGTCCGGACGTGTTCGCGCATTTCAGCGCCATTCAGGGCAGCGGCTTCAAGAAGCTGAACGAAGGCGATGAAGTGGAATACGACGTTGAAGACGGCCAGCGTGGCAAAGGCCCCCAGGCCAAGAACATCGTGGTGACCCAGGCTGCACCCGTCAAGGCGTCCGATGATGGTCGTTACGACCGCTGGTAA